In one Pseudomonas sp. R84 genomic region, the following are encoded:
- the prmC gene encoding peptide chain release factor N(5)-glutamine methyltransferase, translated as MTIIASLLRAAELPDSPTARLDAELLLAAALGKSRSFLHTWPERIVPSEAALTFAQYLQRRRGGEPVAYILGQQGFWKLDLEVAPHTLIPRPDTELLVEAALELLPATPAKVLDLGTGSGAIALALASERSAWKVTAVDRVLEAVALAERNRQRLHLNNATVLSSHWFSALEGQRFQLIISNPPYIAAADPHLVEGDVRFEPASALVAGEDGLDDLRLIVAQAPEHLQAAGWLMLEHGYDQAEAVRDLLLTRGFEDVHSRTDLGGHQRISLGRLPC; from the coding sequence ATGACCATCATTGCCAGCCTGTTGCGTGCCGCTGAATTGCCGGATTCACCGACTGCGCGTCTGGATGCCGAGTTGCTGCTTGCCGCCGCACTGGGCAAGTCGCGCAGCTTTCTGCACACCTGGCCCGAGCGCATCGTGCCGAGTGAAGCGGCGCTGACCTTTGCCCAATACCTGCAACGGCGTCGTGGCGGCGAGCCGGTGGCCTACATTCTCGGGCAGCAGGGGTTTTGGAAACTCGATCTGGAAGTCGCACCGCACACGCTGATTCCGCGTCCGGACACTGAATTGCTGGTGGAAGCGGCGCTGGAATTGCTGCCCGCGACGCCGGCCAAAGTGCTCGACCTCGGCACCGGCAGCGGCGCGATTGCTTTGGCCTTGGCCAGCGAGCGTTCTGCATGGAAAGTTACTGCAGTGGATCGCGTGCTCGAAGCCGTGGCCCTCGCTGAACGCAATCGCCAGCGTCTGCATTTGAACAACGCCACGGTGCTGAGCAGTCATTGGTTCAGCGCGCTGGAAGGTCAGCGTTTTCAGTTGATCATCAGCAACCCGCCGTACATTGCCGCCGCCGATCCGCATCTGGTTGAAGGCGATGTGCGTTTCGAACCGGCCAGCGCATTGGTCGCCGGTGAAGACGGGCTCGACGATCTGCGTCTGATCGTTGCGCAGGCCCCGGAGCATCTGCAGGCCGCTGGCTGGCTGATGCTCGAACACGGCTATGATCAAGCCGAAGCCGTGCGTGATCTGTTGCTGACGCGCGGTTTTGAAGACGTCCACAGCCGCACCGATCTGGGCGGCCATCAACGCATCAGTCTGGGGCGCCTGCCGTGCTGA
- the prfA gene encoding peptide chain release factor 1 — MKASLLNKLDVLQDRFEELTALLGDGEVIADQAKFRAYSKEYAELEPVVQGYKKLLSVQSDLEGAQALLKDNDPDMREMAVEEVREAKELLITLEADLQRMLLPKDPNDGRNVFLEIRAGTGGDEAAIFSGDLFRMYSRYAERRGWRVEILSENEGEHGGYKEVIARIEGDNVYGKLKFESGAHRVQRVPATESQGRIHTSACTVAVLPEPDEREAIEINPADLRVDTFRSSGAGGQHVNTTDSAIRITHIPTGTVVECQEERSQHKNRARAMAWLSAKLNDQQTAAAANAIASERKLLVGSGDRSERIRTYNFAQGRVTDHRVNLTLYSLDEILAGGVEAVIEPLLAEYQADQLAAIGE; from the coding sequence ATGAAAGCGTCACTGCTCAATAAGCTGGATGTTCTCCAGGACCGTTTCGAGGAACTGACCGCGCTGCTCGGCGACGGCGAAGTCATTGCCGACCAGGCCAAATTCCGCGCTTATTCCAAGGAATACGCTGAACTCGAGCCGGTCGTGCAAGGCTATAAAAAGTTGCTCAGCGTACAAAGCGATCTTGAAGGCGCCCAGGCGCTGCTCAAGGACAACGACCCGGACATGCGTGAAATGGCCGTGGAAGAAGTCCGCGAAGCCAAGGAGTTGCTGATCACCCTGGAAGCCGACCTGCAACGCATGTTGCTGCCCAAGGATCCGAATGACGGCCGCAACGTCTTTCTCGAAATCCGCGCCGGCACTGGTGGCGACGAGGCGGCGATTTTCTCCGGCGACCTGTTCCGCATGTACTCGCGTTACGCCGAGCGTCGGGGCTGGCGCGTGGAGATCCTCTCGGAAAACGAAGGCGAACACGGCGGCTATAAAGAAGTCATCGCGCGCATCGAAGGCGACAACGTTTACGGCAAGCTGAAATTCGAATCCGGCGCGCACCGCGTTCAGCGTGTACCCGCCACCGAATCCCAGGGCCGTATCCACACTTCGGCCTGTACCGTGGCGGTATTGCCCGAGCCGGACGAGCGCGAAGCGATCGAGATCAACCCGGCGGATTTGCGTGTTGATACGTTCCGCTCCTCCGGGGCCGGTGGTCAGCACGTCAACACCACCGACTCGGCGATCCGCATCACGCACATCCCGACCGGCACCGTCGTCGAGTGTCAGGAAGAACGTTCCCAGCACAAAAACCGTGCCCGGGCGATGGCGTGGCTGTCGGCAAAACTCAACGATCAACAAACCGCTGCGGCGGCCAATGCCATCGCCAGCGAGCGTAAATTGCTGGTCGGTTCCGGCGACCGTTCCGAGCGAATTCGTACCTACAACTTTGCTCAGGGCCGGGTCACTGACCATCGCGTCAACCTGACCCTGTACTCCCTTGACGAAATTCTTGCCGGTGGCGTTGAAGCGGTGATCGAGCCATTGCTGGCCGAATACCAGGCTGACCAACTCGCAGCGATAGGTGAATAA
- the hemA gene encoding glutamyl-tRNA reductase, translated as MAFLALGINHKTASVDVRERVAFTPEQLVEALQQLCRLTDSREAAILSTCNRSELYIEQDQLSADIVLRWLADYHHLSLDELRASAYVHEDDAAVRHMMRVASGLDSLVLGEPQILGQMKSAYAVAREAGTIGPLLGRLFQATFNAAKQVRTDTAIGENPVSVAFAAVSLAKQIFSDLQRSQALLIGAGETITLVARHLHELGVKRIVVANRTLERASLLAEQFGAHAVLLSDIPAELVRSDIVISSTASQLPILGKGAVESALKLRKHKPIFMVDIAVPRDIEPEVGELDDVYLYSVDDLHEVVAENLKSRQGAAQAAEEMVSVGADDFMVRLRELAAVDVLKAYRQQSERLRDEELQKALRLLANGGNAEDVLGQLARGLTNKLLHAPSVQLKKLSAEGRLDALAMAQELFALEGSPDSFSDKKPQ; from the coding sequence ATGGCCTTCCTTGCACTCGGTATCAACCACAAGACTGCTTCAGTAGACGTCCGCGAGCGCGTGGCCTTTACCCCTGAGCAACTGGTGGAAGCTTTGCAGCAGCTTTGCCGACTGACCGACAGCCGCGAAGCTGCGATCCTCTCGACCTGCAATCGCAGTGAGCTTTATATAGAACAGGATCAGCTTTCTGCCGATATCGTGCTGCGCTGGCTGGCCGACTATCACCATTTAAGTCTCGATGAGCTGCGCGCGAGTGCTTATGTGCATGAAGATGATGCGGCAGTTCGTCACATGATGCGCGTCGCCTCCGGGCTCGACTCGCTGGTGTTGGGCGAACCGCAGATTCTCGGTCAGATGAAATCGGCCTACGCCGTGGCCCGAGAGGCCGGCACCATCGGTCCGCTGCTGGGACGACTGTTTCAAGCGACATTCAACGCGGCCAAGCAGGTGCGCACCGACACCGCCATCGGTGAAAATCCGGTATCGGTGGCGTTTGCCGCCGTCAGCCTGGCCAAACAGATTTTCAGTGATTTGCAGCGCAGCCAGGCCCTGCTGATTGGCGCCGGCGAGACCATTACTTTGGTCGCCCGCCATTTGCACGAGCTGGGGGTCAAGCGCATCGTCGTTGCCAATCGCACGCTGGAACGCGCCAGTCTGCTGGCCGAACAGTTCGGCGCCCACGCGGTGTTGCTGTCGGACATCCCGGCAGAACTGGTGCGCAGCGATATCGTCATCAGTTCGACTGCCAGTCAGTTGCCGATCCTCGGCAAAGGCGCGGTGGAAAGCGCATTGAAGCTGCGCAAGCACAAACCGATCTTTATGGTCGACATCGCCGTTCCCCGCGATATCGAGCCGGAAGTCGGCGAGTTGGACGACGTTTACCTTTATAGCGTCGATGATCTCCACGAAGTGGTCGCCGAGAATCTCAAGAGTCGTCAGGGTGCAGCGCAAGCCGCTGAAGAGATGGTTTCGGTCGGCGCCGATGATTTCATGGTGCGCCTGCGTGAGCTGGCGGCGGTCGATGTGCTCAAGGCCTATCGTCAACAGAGCGAACGCCTGCGTGATGAGGAGCTGCAAAAAGCCCTGCGCCTGCTCGCCAACGGTGGCAACGCCGAAGACGTGCTCGGGCAACTGGCCCGTGGCCTGACCAATAAACTGTTGCATGCGCCTAGCGTGCAATTGAAAAAGCTTTCTGCCGAAGGCCGCCTCGATGCGCTGGCCATGGCTCAGGAACTCTTTGCCCTTGAGGGCTCACCGGATAGCTTTTCGGATAAAAAACCGCAATGA
- a CDS encoding tetratricopeptide repeat protein yields the protein MNRSSALLLAFVFLSGCQALAPVSTDGTPSVEDTTPAPEKPKVYSSFSEETVFSLLSAELAGQRNRFDIALDNYVTQAINTQDPGVSERAFRIAEYLGADQPALDTALIWAKNAPDDLEAQRAAAVQLARAGRYDDSMVYMEKVLQGKGDTHFDFLALSAADTDQETRNGLMKSFDRLLQRHPNNSQLIFGKALLLQQDGDNKAALALLEDNPPEDGEIAPILLRARLLQLLNRGDEALPLLQKSIKKYPDDKRLRLTYARMLVEQDRMDDAKAEFSSLVQQYPEDDELRYSLALVCLEAKAWDEAKGYLEDLIARESHVDSAHLNLGRIAEERNDPQGALIEYAQVGPGNDYLPAQLRQADILMNNGKTAEAQSKLAAQRDEQPDYAIQLYLIESETLSANKQDDKAWKVLQTALQQYPDDLNLLYTRAMLAEKRNDLAQMEKDLRLIIKRDPDNAMALNALGYTLSDRTTRYAEAKVLIEQAHQINPEDPAVLDSLGWVNYRLGNLDDAEKYLRQALERFPDHEVAAHLGEVLWTKGNQREAKQIWGKFLKDQPDSTILRSTIKRLTGSETL from the coding sequence ATGAATAGATCTTCCGCGTTGCTCCTCGCTTTTGTCTTCCTCAGCGGCTGCCAGGCTTTGGCTCCCGTGTCGACGGACGGTACGCCGTCGGTTGAAGACACCACGCCCGCGCCTGAAAAGCCCAAGGTTTACAGCTCGTTCAGCGAGGAAACCGTTTTCAGCCTGTTGAGCGCCGAACTCGCCGGCCAGCGCAATCGTTTCGACATTGCCCTGGATAACTACGTGACCCAGGCCATCAATACGCAGGATCCGGGCGTCTCCGAACGTGCATTCCGTATCGCCGAATATCTGGGCGCCGATCAACCGGCCCTCGATACCGCGCTGATCTGGGCGAAAAATGCGCCGGACGACCTCGAAGCGCAACGCGCCGCCGCCGTGCAACTGGCACGCGCCGGGCGCTATGACGACTCGATGGTCTATATGGAGAAAGTCCTGCAGGGCAAGGGCGATACCCATTTCGACTTCCTCGCGCTGTCGGCCGCCGATACCGATCAGGAAACCCGCAACGGCCTGATGAAAAGTTTTGACCGTTTGTTGCAGCGTCATCCGAACAACAGTCAGCTGATTTTCGGCAAGGCCCTGCTGTTGCAGCAGGATGGCGACAACAAAGCGGCACTGGCACTACTGGAAGACAATCCGCCGGAAGATGGCGAAATCGCTCCGATTCTGCTGCGCGCGCGCCTGCTTCAGTTGCTGAACCGTGGCGATGAAGCGCTGCCCCTGCTGCAAAAAAGCATCAAGAAATACCCGGACGACAAACGCCTGCGCCTGACTTACGCACGCATGCTGGTCGAACAAGACCGCATGGACGACGCCAAAGCCGAGTTCTCCAGCCTTGTGCAGCAATACCCGGAAGATGACGAACTGCGTTACTCGCTGGCCCTGGTCTGCCTGGAAGCCAAAGCCTGGGACGAAGCCAAGGGTTATCTGGAAGACCTGATCGCTCGTGAAAGCCACGTCGATTCGGCGCATCTGAACCTCGGTCGCATCGCAGAAGAGCGCAACGACCCGCAAGGCGCCCTCATCGAGTACGCCCAGGTCGGCCCGGGCAACGACTATCTGCCTGCGCAATTGCGTCAGGCCGATATTTTGATGAACAACGGCAAAACCGCTGAAGCGCAAAGCAAACTCGCCGCCCAGCGCGACGAGCAACCGGACTACGCGATTCAGTTGTACCTGATCGAATCGGAAACCCTGTCTGCCAACAAGCAGGACGACAAGGCCTGGAAAGTCTTGCAGACAGCCTTGCAGCAGTATCCGGACGATCTGAATCTGCTGTACACCCGGGCCATGCTCGCGGAAAAACGCAATGACCTGGCGCAAATGGAAAAAGACCTGCGCCTGATCATCAAGCGTGATCCGGACAACGCCATGGCGCTCAACGCACTCGGCTACACCCTGTCCGATCGCACCACGCGCTACGCTGAAGCCAAAGTGCTGATCGAGCAGGCGCACCAGATCAACCCGGAAGACCCCGCCGTACTCGACAGCCTCGGCTGGGTGAATTACCGCTTGGGCAATCTGGATGACGCCGAGAAATATCTGCGTCAGGCGCTGGAGCGTTTCCCGGATCACGAAGTCGCCGCGCACCTCGGTGAAGTGTTGTGGACCAAGGGCAACCAGCGTGAAGCCAAACAAATCTGGGGCAAATTCCTCAAAGATCAGCCCGACAGCACCATTCTGCGCAGCACCATCAAGCGCCTGACCGGATCCGAGACTCTTTAA
- the lolB gene encoding lipoprotein insertase outer membrane protein LolB, whose translation MFLRHVIVFSFIALLAGCSGFGTRESVEGHGSPAQWAANKQQLTGLDGWQIDGKIGIRAPKDSGSGTLFWLQRQDYYDIRLSGPLGRGAARLTGRPGKVSLEVANQGRYESQSPEALLEEQLGWKLPVSNLAWWVRGLPAPDTKSRLNLDADSRLASLEQDGWKVEYTAYTEQNGYWLPERIKLHGTDLDVTLVIKTWQPRKLGQ comes from the coding sequence ATGTTTTTGCGCCACGTTATTGTTTTCAGCTTCATCGCCCTGCTCGCCGGTTGCTCCGGTTTTGGCACTCGCGAATCGGTCGAGGGCCACGGCAGTCCAGCTCAATGGGCCGCGAACAAACAACAGCTGACCGGCCTCGACGGCTGGCAGATCGACGGCAAGATCGGCATCCGCGCACCGAAAGATTCCGGTAGCGGCACGCTGTTCTGGCTGCAACGTCAGGATTATTACGACATTCGCCTGTCCGGCCCGCTGGGTCGTGGCGCGGCACGCCTGACCGGGCGTCCGGGCAAGGTCTCGCTGGAAGTCGCCAACCAGGGCCGCTACGAATCGCAATCCCCGGAAGCCCTGCTTGAAGAGCAGTTGGGCTGGAAACTGCCGGTGTCGAATCTGGCCTGGTGGGTGCGTGGCCTGCCGGCTCCGGACACTAAAAGCCGTTTGAATCTGGACGCCGACAGTCGTTTGGCCAGCCTTGAACAGGATGGCTGGAAAGTCGAATACACCGCCTACACCGAACAAAACGGTTACTGGTTGCCGGAGCGCATCAAGCTGCACGGCACTGACCTCGACGTGACGCTGGTGATCAAGACCTGGCAGCCGCGCAAGTTGGGGCAATAA
- the ispE gene encoding 4-(cytidine 5'-diphospho)-2-C-methyl-D-erythritol kinase: MTAARLTLPSPAKLNLMLHILGRRDDGYHELQTLFQFVDYGDEITFAVRDDGVIQLHTEFAGVPHDSNLIVRAAKMLQQQSGCTLGIDIWIDKVLPMGGGIGGGSSNAATTLLGLNHLWQLGWDEDRLATLGLTLGADVPVFVRGHAAFAEGVGEKLTPVDPEEPWYLVLVPQVSVSTAEIFSDPLLTRNTPPIKVRPVPEGNSRNDCLPVVARRYPEVRNALDLLGKFTEAKLTGTGSCVFGGFPSKAEADKVSALLTETLTGFVAKGSNVSMLHRKLQSLL; encoded by the coding sequence ATGACCGCTGCACGCCTGACTTTGCCCTCGCCGGCCAAACTCAACCTGATGCTGCATATTCTCGGGCGCCGCGACGACGGGTATCACGAGTTGCAGACGCTGTTCCAGTTTGTCGATTACGGCGATGAAATCACGTTTGCCGTGCGTGATGACGGCGTGATTCAGTTGCACACCGAATTCGCTGGCGTGCCGCATGACAGCAACCTGATCGTGCGCGCGGCAAAAATGCTCCAGCAACAATCGGGCTGTACGCTGGGTATCGACATCTGGATCGACAAAGTGCTGCCCATGGGCGGTGGCATTGGTGGGGGCAGTTCAAATGCGGCGACCACGTTGCTCGGCCTCAATCATCTCTGGCAACTGGGTTGGGATGAAGATCGCCTGGCTACTCTGGGCCTGACGCTGGGTGCCGACGTGCCGGTTTTCGTCCGTGGCCATGCGGCATTTGCCGAGGGTGTGGGTGAGAAACTGACCCCGGTCGATCCCGAAGAACCTTGGTATCTGGTGCTCGTACCGCAAGTCTCTGTTAGTACGGCAGAAATTTTTTCCGATCCTTTGTTGACACGTAACACGCCGCCCATTAAAGTGCGCCCCGTTCCCGAGGGAAACAGTCGAAATGACTGCTTGCCGGTGGTTGCAAGGCGTTATCCAGAGGTACGTAACGCATTGGATTTGTTAGGTAAATTTACCGAAGCAAAGCTCACCGGAACTGGAAGTTGTGTGTTTGGGGGCTTCCCAAGCAAAGCTGAAGCTGATAAAGTCTCGGCCCTTCTGACAGAGACCCTTACAGGGTTTGTAGCGAAAGGAAGCAACGTTTCGATGTTGCACCGCAAGCTGCAAAGTCTGCTCTAA
- a CDS encoding ribose-phosphate pyrophosphokinase has protein sequence MSKMMVFTGNANPDLARRVVRQLHIPLGDISVGKFSDGEITAEINENVRGKDVFIIQPTCAPTNDNLMELVVMADAFRRSSATRITAVIPYFGYARQDRRPRSARVAISAKVVADMLTVVGIDRVLTVDLHADQIQGFFDIPVDNIYGSPVLVDDIEDQRFENLMIVSPDIGGVVRARAVAKSLGVDLGIIDKRREKANHSEVMHIIGDVEGRTCILVDDMVDTAGTLCHAAKALKEHGAAKVFAYCTHPVLSGRAIENIENSVLDELVVTNTIPLSAAAQACARIRQLDIAPVVAEAVRRISNEESISAMFR, from the coding sequence GTGTCCAAGATGATGGTTTTTACGGGGAACGCTAACCCCGATCTGGCTCGACGTGTCGTACGTCAGCTGCATATCCCTCTCGGTGACATCTCTGTCGGTAAATTCTCCGACGGCGAAATTACTGCCGAGATCAATGAAAACGTTCGCGGTAAAGACGTTTTCATTATTCAGCCGACTTGCGCTCCGACCAACGATAACCTGATGGAACTGGTAGTGATGGCTGATGCCTTCCGCCGCTCCTCGGCTACTCGTATCACTGCTGTTATTCCTTATTTTGGTTATGCCCGTCAGGATCGCCGTCCGCGTTCCGCACGTGTGGCTATCAGCGCGAAAGTCGTCGCTGACATGCTTACCGTAGTCGGCATCGACCGTGTTCTCACGGTTGATCTGCATGCTGACCAGATTCAGGGTTTCTTCGATATTCCGGTAGATAACATCTACGGCTCCCCGGTTCTGGTGGATGACATTGAAGATCAGCGCTTCGAAAACCTGATGATTGTGTCCCCGGACATTGGTGGCGTCGTGCGTGCACGTGCTGTTGCCAAATCCCTGGGCGTGGATCTCGGGATCATCGACAAACGCCGTGAGAAAGCCAATCACTCTGAAGTGATGCATATCATCGGTGATGTCGAAGGGCGTACCTGCATTCTGGTCGATGACATGGTCGATACCGCCGGCACTCTGTGCCACGCGGCCAAGGCCTTGAAAGAGCATGGCGCAGCCAAGGTCTTTGCCTACTGCACACATCCTGTGCTGTCGGGTCGGGCCATCGAGAATATCGAAAATTCCGTGCTGGACGAGTTGGTGGTGACTAACACCATCCCGCTGTCCGCTGCAGCACAAGCCTGTGCACGTATCCGTCAACTGGATATCGCACCGGTTGTTGCCGAAGCGGTTCGCCGCATCAGCAATGAAGAATCGATCAGCGCGATGTTCCGTTAA
- a CDS encoding 50S ribosomal protein L25/general stress protein Ctc, translated as MNDFTLNAEVRSDLGKGASRRLRRLAALVPAVVYGGEKAPESISMLAKEVAKLLENDAAYSHVIELNVGGKKQNVIIKALQRHPSKGHVLHADFVRVVAGQKLTAIVPVHFVGEEAPIKKGGEISHVLNEIEVTCLPKDLPEFIEVDLSALEIGAIVHLSDLKAPKGVEFVALAHGDDKAVANVHAPRVAPEAEEGAAE; from the coding sequence ATGAACGATTTTACTCTGAATGCTGAAGTGCGTTCCGACCTGGGGAAAGGTGCGAGCCGCCGCCTGCGTCGTCTCGCCGCTCTGGTTCCAGCTGTTGTTTACGGTGGCGAAAAAGCCCCTGAATCCATCAGCATGCTGGCCAAAGAAGTTGCCAAACTGCTCGAAAACGATGCTGCCTACAGCCACGTTATCGAACTGAACGTTGGCGGCAAAAAGCAGAACGTCATCATCAAAGCTCTGCAACGTCACCCGTCCAAGGGTCACGTTCTGCACGCTGACTTCGTACGCGTCGTAGCCGGCCAGAAACTGACTGCTATCGTGCCTGTGCACTTTGTTGGTGAAGAAGCTCCGATCAAGAAAGGCGGCGAGATCTCGCACGTCCTGAACGAAATCGAAGTAACTTGCCTGCCGAAAGATCTGCCTGAGTTCATCGAAGTCGACCTGTCGGCTCTGGAAATCGGCGCAATCGTTCACCTGTCCGACCTCAAAGCCCCTAAAGGCGTTGAGTTCGTTGCACTGGCTCACGGTGACGACAAAGCTGTTGCAAACGTACACGCTCCACGCGTTGCTCCAGAAGCTGAAGAAGGCGCAGCAGAGTAA
- the pth gene encoding aminoacyl-tRNA hydrolase: MTAIKLIVGLGNPGAEYDQTRHNAGALFVERIADAQGVNLVADRKYFGLTGRYSHQGQDVRLLIPTTYMNRSGQAVAALAGFFRIKPEEILVAHDELDLPPGVAKLKQGGGHGGHNGLRDIIAQLGNQNTFYRLRLGIGHPGVASMVSNFVLGRAPRAEQEKLDASIDFALGVLPDILAGEWNRAMKNLHSQKA, from the coding sequence GTGACTGCCATCAAACTGATCGTTGGCCTGGGAAATCCAGGCGCTGAATACGACCAGACCCGGCATAACGCAGGGGCCCTTTTTGTTGAGCGCATCGCTGACGCACAAGGTGTCAACCTTGTCGCCGATCGCAAATATTTCGGCCTGACCGGGCGCTATTCGCATCAGGGTCAGGATGTTCGTCTGCTGATTCCCACCACTTACATGAACCGCAGCGGCCAGGCCGTGGCGGCACTCGCCGGTTTCTTCCGCATCAAGCCTGAAGAAATTCTGGTGGCGCATGACGAACTCGACTTGCCTCCGGGCGTTGCCAAGCTCAAGCAGGGTGGCGGCCATGGCGGTCACAACGGGTTGCGCGACATCATTGCGCAACTGGGCAATCAGAATACGTTCTACCGTCTGCGGCTTGGCATCGGCCACCCAGGCGTTGCCAGTATGGTTTCAAATTTCGTCCTGGGTCGTGCGCCACGCGCCGAACAGGAAAAACTCGATGCCAGCATCGACTTTGCCCTCGGCGTGCTGCCGGATATCCTCGCCGGTGAATGGAACCGCGCGATGAAAAACCTGCACAGCCAGAAGGCCTGA
- the ychF gene encoding redox-regulated ATPase YchF codes for MGFNCGIVGLPNVGKSTLFNALTKSGIAAENFPFCTIEPNSGIVPMPDPRLEALAAIVNPKRILPTTMEFVDIAGLVAGASKGEGLGNKFLANIRETDAIAHVVRCFEDENVIHVSNSVDPKRDIEIIDLELIFADLDSCEKQLQKVARNAKGGDKDAVVQKALLEQLIAHFTEAKPARSLMKNMSTDEKAVIKGFHLLTTKPVMYIANVAEDGFENNPHLDVVRAIAEEEGAMVVPVCNKIEAEIAELDDGEEKDMFLEALGLEEPGLNRVIRAGYEMLHLQTYFTAGVEEVRAWTVKVGATAPQAAGVIHTDFEKGFIRAEVIAYNDFIQYKGEAGTKEAGKWRLEGKDYIVKDGDVMHFRFNV; via the coding sequence ATGGGATTCAATTGCGGCATCGTCGGCCTGCCTAACGTCGGCAAGTCCACCCTGTTCAACGCCCTGACCAAATCCGGTATTGCGGCCGAGAACTTCCCCTTCTGCACCATCGAGCCGAACAGCGGCATCGTGCCGATGCCGGATCCGCGCCTGGAAGCCTTGGCGGCCATCGTCAATCCGAAGCGCATCCTGCCGACCACCATGGAATTCGTCGACATCGCAGGCCTGGTGGCCGGCGCCTCGAAAGGTGAAGGTCTGGGCAACAAGTTCCTGGCCAACATCCGCGAAACCGACGCGATCGCTCACGTCGTACGCTGCTTCGAAGACGAAAACGTGATCCACGTTTCCAACAGCGTTGACCCCAAGCGCGACATCGAAATCATCGACCTGGAACTGATCTTCGCCGACCTCGACAGCTGCGAGAAGCAACTGCAGAAAGTCGCGCGCAACGCCAAGGGTGGTGACAAGGACGCGGTGGTTCAGAAGGCTCTGCTGGAGCAACTGATCGCGCATTTCACCGAAGCCAAGCCGGCACGCAGCCTGATGAAGAACATGAGCACCGACGAAAAAGCGGTAATCAAGGGCTTCCACCTGCTGACCACCAAACCGGTCATGTACATCGCCAACGTTGCTGAAGACGGTTTCGAGAACAACCCGCACCTGGACGTGGTTCGCGCCATTGCCGAAGAAGAAGGCGCGATGGTCGTTCCGGTCTGCAACAAGATCGAAGCGGAAATCGCCGAGCTCGATGACGGCGAAGAGAAGGACATGTTCCTCGAGGCCCTGGGCCTGGAAGAGCCTGGCCTGAACCGCGTGATCCGCGCTGGCTACGAGATGCTGCACCTGCAGACCTACTTCACCGCCGGTGTCGAAGAAGTCCGCGCATGGACCGTCAAAGTCGGTGCCACCGCACCTCAGGCTGCCGGCGTGATCCACACCGACTTCGAGAAAGGCTTCATCCGCGCCGAAGTGATCGCCTACAACGACTTCATCCAGTACAAGGGCGAAGCCGGTACCAAAGAAGCCGGTAAATGGCGTCTGGAAGGCAAGGATTACATCGTCAAGGACGGCGACGTGATGCACTTCCGCTTCAACGTCTGA
- a CDS encoding DUF692 domain-containing protein — protein sequence MPPLPPIGVGLRAFHYHDFLKDLPAVDWLEVHSENYLSAGGRDLQILERLARHYPISLHGVGLGIGSVRGFSMAHVERIRQLAARVEPFLVSEHLSWGAVEGRCLNDLLPLPLNETSLSLVCERVDQVQTVLGRQLLLENVSTSLRFKDDTLGESQFLAEVVTRTGCGVLLDINNLYVNQYNHAEPALPAMHKLARGCVGELHLAGHSEEEGLLVDDHASAVSEPVWALYREALKRFGDVPVLVEWDACLPPLGELLKQVATARDIAREVLHDA from the coding sequence GTGCCTCCACTGCCACCCATTGGCGTTGGCCTGCGAGCCTTCCACTACCACGATTTCCTCAAGGATCTACCCGCCGTCGACTGGCTGGAAGTTCACAGCGAAAATTATCTGAGCGCGGGCGGTCGCGATCTGCAAATCCTTGAACGTCTGGCCCGGCACTACCCGATCAGCCTGCACGGGGTTGGGCTGGGCATCGGCTCGGTGCGCGGGTTTTCCATGGCGCACGTCGAGCGTATTCGCCAACTGGCCGCACGCGTTGAACCGTTTCTGGTGTCCGAGCACTTGAGCTGGGGCGCGGTCGAAGGCCGATGCCTGAATGATCTGCTGCCCCTGCCGCTGAACGAGACATCCCTGAGCCTGGTGTGCGAACGGGTCGACCAAGTGCAAACGGTGTTGGGTCGCCAATTGTTGCTGGAGAACGTCTCCACCAGTCTGCGCTTCAAAGACGACACCTTGGGCGAAAGTCAGTTTCTTGCCGAGGTCGTCACGCGAACGGGCTGTGGTGTACTTCTGGACATCAACAACCTCTACGTCAATCAATACAACCATGCTGAGCCTGCGCTGCCGGCCATGCACAAACTCGCGCGCGGCTGCGTGGGCGAGTTGCACCTGGCCGGGCACAGCGAAGAAGAAGGTCTGCTTGTTGACGACCATGCCAGCGCTGTGTCCGAACCCGTCTGGGCGTTGTACCGCGAGGCATTGAAACGCTTCGGCGATGTTCCGGTGCTGGTCGAATGGGATGCCTGTCTGCCGCCTCTGGGCGAATTGTTGAAACAGGTCGCGACGGCACGCGATATCGCCCGGGAGGTATTGCATGACGCTTGA